Genomic segment of Vitis riparia cultivar Riparia Gloire de Montpellier isolate 1030 chromosome 19, EGFV_Vit.rip_1.0, whole genome shotgun sequence:
ATTAAACTAAATATCTGGCATACTTATTGGTATTTCTCCCAGCGACATATATATTGAATCATCATCACCACCAAGCATTCCCTGAAATAATCAGAAACAGTCAGTTGTATTGAAGGAATATTAGAAGTGCATTTCATCAGTCCTTGAAATAATTAGAAACAGTCAGTTGTAATGGAGGTATACTAGAAGTGCATTTGATCATTCTATGACTATGCATTAAGATCCAAAAAAGCCATCAAACTTTGAAGTATCAGATACATATGAATAAGCGTTAGGATCAAATTGAGTAACCATTCAGCTATCAAGTCAATGTATGCAAAAGATGGTTAGCATATGTTTAACAGTTTGTTGCAATACCTCTCCATTATGAAGGTTCATCTCATGATCCAGAGAATTAATATCTGTAGGTACTGAAGAACAATTTGACATATCATTTCCAAGCAACTCTGAGATCATAAGACCATAACCATCCTGCGCATCAGGCACATCACTGGTATTCTGCGCATGGTTGGGAAAGGTCTCCAGCTCCATGAATACACTTTCTGTCCTGTAGGTTTTAGAAATTCAGTTATAGGAGAGAACAACCACATGGGCAAAGAAATATAGAATCTATAGACACTATTACCTGTAGCCAACACTTGGAAGACTAACAAAGTGCcttaaaagagaaagaaaagaaaattcaaaccAGAATTAATGGTTGCATAAGATGATACAACCATAGTCATAAATAGTGGAAGACTAAATGAATAGATTAatattgaaaacaaattgataAAAGAAACGTACTTTCTCTCTGAATTAGGTAAGGCATTGTCTTCTGgtccagagtcattttccaaatcaattacTTCAACCTCCTTGCCATCAGCAGGACGCCCACCACATTCATCTGACAAATTGCAGCAATTACTGATTGACAAATCAATATCAACTGGTGCTGCTTCTTTTTTGGTTTCCAGAATAGAGGGAAACAAAAGAATCGGATCAGTATCATGATTCTCATTCATATCAGAAGTTCCCATGAGATTAAGGTCACATATCTTAAATGAACTTGGGAGAAGCTGCTTCTCTTCTGCAAACTCAATACATTGCTCACCTCCACTTTTTGGAAACAGGGAAATATCCATAGAGTTCTTTTCATTGGCAGCTGAAACCACCTCATCAACAGGTGAAGCCCTCTCCTGTGAACTTGTTTGCATTTTGCTCAAGTTAGAGAGAGTGAAGCACTCCTCACTCCTACTAACCAAGGAGGGAAGCCATTCTTTAAGTTTCTTGATTCCCTCCATTGTGTCGCTCTGTTGTCCAGCCCGTTTCTCGCCTCTCTCCTTAACCATGGAGCTGCACCTTCCAAACCCAGGGGGTCCCTGACTTGCTTCCTGCTCATACATGAAAGCTCTGTCTGGGAAAGACTGAGACCTCACACATTTACCCTGCTCCACAACAtgtttagaatccaattcttcaGCATCCTCCAAGGACTCTACAGTAAGAGCTCTAGAAACATCCAAGTTGAGACATTGTGATTTTTGAATTTGATCTGACAGTGCCCCACCCAAGGACTCCTCAACAGGATTGTCTTCACTGGAATAGCTAGATCCCCTTAGGGGTCCAATATCAGAAGTATTTCCCTTTTCAGTAGTTGGAGTTAGATCAATCTTTAAGGCCTTATACATCAATGAAGAACGAGTTTTGGTGGGCACCTTGGCAAAGTTGCACAATCTTAGCAAATCAGTACCACTCTTGCCAGCGATATCATCATCCACTGCACTATCCTGGATGGTTAAATCCTCTGAGGCAGTCTGTTTCTCAGTTTCATCATTACTATCATTACTGGTACCGTCCTTCATTTCCCCAGGTGCCACATCTAATACTCTGGAATCATCAGGCCTCTTATTGAGTTCCCCATCTGTCTCAAGTGGGATATCTCTCCCAACTCGAGAAGAACCTGCTTTTGAGCTCATATCATCCCGGGTGTTCTCTGGCTCAGCTTCTGAATCATCACCCACATCATCACTTATTGGGGGTAATTCACTCGGTCTGGACTTCTGAACCCCACTACCTACATCTTTACCAACAAGCTGCTCCTCAGGGTACCCACAAGTAGAATCTTCATCACCCTCTGTATCAGGGGAAGCCCTAGCCTTATCCCACGACCCACTTCTTCCATTCCAATCAGAGCCATAACTCCGAAAGGATCCCATTCTCCTCCTTCCTCTGGTATGATTTCTCGACCCCGTTGGGTTATATTCATCAGAGAACCTTCTCCTACCAGAACCCGAATCAGAAACAGCATTTCCCAAGCGGGCAAGCGCTGATGTCCGACCCTCTGCAGGAAGCTGCAAATTTTCTCCATCCTGGAAATCCCCCACCTGCTTCTTCAAACTACCATTCTGCCATTTCACAGGAAGCGCACTAGGAGGAAGCAACCCCGTAGAAATCAAATACTCGGTTGCTAGTCTACCGGCTTCCATGAAAATGTCACCTTTCCGGGACAAGTGAGGCTGTTGATAGGGTTTTGATTGACCCCGCCCAAAACCACGATTAAAGTTTCGGTACTCAGAGTTATGGAAGCCATGTCCTCTAATTGAGCCTTCGGGTGAGATCCGAGAGGCAGCCAGGCCCATTCCCATAGAACTGAGCCTATATCCATTTCCAGGACTTCGATGCCTAGCATGCATGTTTCCAAACAAACACACCAATATCAACTCAACTGGTTTCCCCCAATTCCTCcgaaaaaacaaaagtaaaagaTTTCGATAATTCCTTGGGTTTTCCAACTAATTATCCCCAATCACCATTAGGAAAACGAAATCCCCAACCCAACCTGTCACCCCTACTGCTTTGGCTATTTAACTGAAAAATCAAGATTGAATCTTTAGTCCTTATTATCAGCAGCAAGATCAAATCACAAAGAACCTAAAATTCTGAGATAGAGATCTCGGGTTTACCTCATGCCGTTCTAGGATTTCCCATACAGAATACCTCAATCAACCCCATCCTTGATCACCaccaacaaaagaagaaaaaaaaaacaagctcAATGATTAGAAATGAAGCTTTTTtcgatttttggtcaaaattgaCAACAGCCAGATGGCGCCTGTTTGGAATGAGGGAAAATTATTTTCGCGAGTATAGCAATTAGCACGACAATTGGGGATACTTTCTCACTTTCTCTCCCTATTCCCACGACGATGGTGGTTGTAGTCAGATCATACGCGGTTGGTCTGTCTCAATCCGAATCCACCGCCCCCGTAAGGCCTATGCCCTCCGCTCACACTCGGCCCATTTGCAATATATATGGACCATATGGTATTTGTGCCTCGCTCCCATTAGGCCTTTTATCTCATCATTATATTATACTAGTATAAGGTTATCACAATATCAGCCACGTCATACCTGCTGGCTCTACTATATGTCCTAATCTGTTTTGAAACCTCCccaaaactgtttttgaaaacagtttttctagaatagttttcaaaaatattttaaaaatttttttaaataaaaatttattaaaaatttgaaatattcatAACCTATTttagtaacttttatatgtaatatttttatttttatataattatatatttaaaaatatccttaaaaattaaaataattataaaaacacttttaagaagtattgtatttttaaaaaactaatttttatccaaaaaaaaacttttctttctttatttaaatatttattatctaataaaattataaaaatgactataaatagacaaatagacaatatttcaaaatatatgactttaaataatatattaactacTAAGATAAGtaatgttttaataattattactaGGTATGTGACTTTAAGATATAACATATTAACTATCGAGAGTAATGAGTTCTTAAACATCAAAATTGAAGATGACTCAAAAATGGTAATAGATTGTTATCATAGtaagattaatatttctaattctattattattattgtagaatatttaaaaattattttaaaatttaaatatttacaattaTCATCCTATTTATAAAAAGACAAATagaataacaaaatatttagttaaatttttttaaaaaaaaataaagtcaatCATTTAGAagtcaattttttcaaaaataaaatgttacaaagcttgattttgaaaagtatcAAGACTCATCATGTCATGACACATACCATAACTCGTGCCAAGACATGTGATACGTGCCACCACCCGTGTCATGACCATGACATGATAATGTGAAGAGAGCACGCCTAAGACACCGTTGGGAGCTCTCGAACGCAACTACAATCACTCCATGCCTTGTTCACGCTGCTCTACGTCCCATGCTTGTTGCTCGACGTTGTATGGAAAGGTATGTATGTGGATCCGCCACCCCTACACCATTGGTTTCTTAGTCtcttttgatttaaaaacaaaatgtttaTCGTCTAATCAACTTCCATTACTTTTAATGGGTAGGAGCCTAACAGCTTTGAAGTTATTAAAATATCTTCTCAAACTTTTCCTACTTTTAGCCGGTGGCAGATTTCGTGTGTAGTAAGAAAAGTCCCCCACTCAATACCAACCATTTACAAAGTTGGGTTTTGATGGTATTGCTTTTTCTAATCTTCCAATTGCGCCTGTTTGGATCactgatttttttatattcattattagaaatagaaaccaaaaatcaaaattcaatctTTTTCCATCCCATTCCTATTTTTGCATAAAGTGAATTTTTATGCTCCTCACCTACTTTACAAATTGATCCATTATTATGTTTTTctcctaggttttttttttaatcttttggaaaaaaactaaattgtgaaattttaaaatgaatatctaaattaaattatatttctccttaaaaatgaataataacatttaattttttttaatagaataataaattataagaaataaatattaattttgtaaatagtaacattaataataaaatacaaatcatgtattttaaaaaaaattaatgataatattatggaccccgcatttcggctcaatgcgtttcccactcgatggcgaactcgatttttattcgaaaaaatgatttttattgattatttgaaaatgacttggagtcgccacttatttttgttttattttttaaagggtaaacaaaataagaaagaaaaac
This window contains:
- the LOC117908716 gene encoding uncharacterized protein At4g26450 isoform X1 yields the protein MHARHRSPGNGYRLSSMGMGLAASRISPEGSIRGHGFHNSEYRNFNRGFGRGQSKPYQQPHLSRKGDIFMEAGRLATEYLISTGLLPPSALPVKWQNGSLKKQVGDFQDGENLQLPAEGRTSALARLGNAVSDSGSGRRRFSDEYNPTGSRNHTRGRRRMGSFRSYGSDWNGRSGSWDKARASPDTEGDEDSTCGYPEEQLVGKDVGSGVQKSRPSELPPISDDVGDDSEAEPENTRDDMSSKAGSSRVGRDIPLETDGELNKRPDDSRVLDVAPGEMKDGTSNDSNDETEKQTASEDLTIQDSAVDDDIAGKSGTDLLRLCNFAKVPTKTRSSLMYKALKIDLTPTTEKGNTSDIGPLRGSSYSSEDNPVEESLGGALSDQIQKSQCLNLDVSRALTVESLEDAEELDSKHVVEQGKCVRSQSFPDRAFMYEQEASQGPPGFGRCSSMVKERGEKRAGQQSDTMEGIKKLKEWLPSLVSRSEECFTLSNLSKMQTSSQERASPVDEVVSAANEKNSMDISLFPKSGGEQCIEFAEEKQLLPSSFKICDLNLMGTSDMNENHDTDPILLFPSILETKKEAAPVDIDLSISNCCNLSDECGGRPADGKEVEVIDLENDSGPEDNALPNSERKTESVFMELETFPNHAQNTSDVPDAQDGYGLMISELLGNDMSNCSSVPTDINSLDHEMNLHNGEGMLGGDDDSIYMSLGEIPISLLRVWEQPTQEYEKPF
- the LOC117908716 gene encoding uncharacterized protein At4g26450 isoform X2 is translated as MHARHRSPGNGYRLSSMGMGLAASRISPEGSIRGHGFHNSEYRNFNRGFGRGQSKPYQQPHLSRKGDIFMEAGRLATEYLISTGLLPPSALPVKWQNGSLKKQVGDFQDGENLQLPAEGRTSALARLGNAVSDSGSGRRRFSDEYNPTGSRNHTRGRRRMGSFRSYGSDWNGRSGSWDKARASPDTEGDEDSTCGYPEEQLVGKDVGSGVQKSRPSELPPISDDVGDDSEAEPENTRDDMSSKAGSSRVGRDIPLETDGELNKRPDDSRVLDVAPGEMKDGTSNDSNDETEKQTASEDLTIQDSAVDDDIAGKSGTDLLRLCNFAKVPTKTRSSLMYKALKIDLTPTTEKGNTSDIGPLRGSSYSSEDNPVEESLGGALSDQIQKSQCLNLDVSRALTVESLEDAEELDSKHVVEQGKCVRSQSFPDRAFMYEQEASQGPPGFGRCSSMVKERGEKRAGQQSDTMEGIKKLKEWLPSLVSRSEECFTLSNLSKMQTSSQERASPVDEVVSAANEKNSMDISLFPKSGGEQCIEFAEEKQLLPSSFKICDLNLMGTSDMNENHDTDPILLFPSILETKKEAAPVDIDLSISNCCNLSDECGGRPADGKEVEVIDLENDSGPEDNALPNSERKHFVSLPSVGYR